The following coding sequences lie in one Arachis ipaensis cultivar K30076 chromosome B03, Araip1.1, whole genome shotgun sequence genomic window:
- the LOC107630371 gene encoding beta-galactosidase, protein MERKIHVVPVVLFLWVCTCVTASVTYDHKSLIINGKRRILISGSIHYPRSTPQMWPDLIQKAKDGGLDVIQTYVFWNGHEPSPGNYYFQDRYDLVRFVKLVQQAGLYVHLRIGPYVCAEWNFGGFPIWLKYVPGIEFRTDNGPFKAAMQKFTQKIVSLMKSEGLFQSQGGPIIMSQIENEYGPVEWEIGAPGRSYTRWAASMAVALDTGVPWVMCKQQDAPDPVIDTCNAFYCEGFTPNKNYKPKMWTENWTGWYTAFGGATPIRPAEDIAFSVARFIQNRGSFVNYYMYHGGTNFGRTAAGRFIATSYDYDAPLDEYGLPNEPKWTHLRDLHKAIKQCEPSLVAVDPTLILIANNIEAHVYKTTTSCAAFLANYNTGSSAKVRFGNGVYDVPAWSISILPDCKTEVFNTAKVSALRFERKMTPVIGRFGWLSFNEVPESSGPNDRLTADSLLEQVYVTKDSSDYLWYMTDVNISPNEGFLRNGQSPVLTAMSAGHVLHVFINGQLSGTAYGGLDNPKLTFSDSVKLRAGNNKISLLSVAVGLPNVGTHFEKWNAGVLGPVTLKGLNEGTRDLSKQKWSYKVGLKGESLSLHTESGSSSVDWVQGSLLAVKQPLTWYKTTFSAPAGNEPLALDMSTMGKGEIWINGQSIGRHWPGYKAGGNCGACNYAGTYTEKKCLTNCGQPSQRWYHVPRAWLRPGGNSLVVFEEWGGNPAGISLVKRT, encoded by the exons ATGGAGAGAAAAATTCATGTGGTGCCTGTGGTGTTGTTCTTGTGGGTTTGTACTTGTGTAACTGCTTCTGTTACATATGATCACAAATCTCTTATTATAAATGGGAAAAGAAGGATCTTGATATCTGGCTCCATTCACTATCCAAGAAGCACACCCCAG ATGTGGCCGGACCTTATTCAAAAGGCCAAAGACGGCGGCCTTGATGTCATTCAGACCTATGTCTTCTGGAATGGACATGAGCCTTCTCCTGGAAAT tatTATTTTCAAGATAGGTATGACTTGGTGAGATTCGTCAAGCTGGTTCAACAAGCTGGCCTTTATGTTCATCTCCGCATTGGTCCTTATGTTTGTGCTGAATGGAACTTCGG gGGATTCCCTATTTGGCTAAAATATGTTCCGGGTATTGAGTTCAGAACAGACAATGGACCTTTCAAG GCGGCAATGCAAAAATTCACTCAGAAAATTGTAAGCTTGATGAAATCAGAGGGGTTGTTTCAAAGCCAGGGAGGTCCAATAATCATGTCTCAG ATAGAGAATGAGTATGGACCAGTGGAGTGGGAAATTGGTGCTCCTGGAAGATCATACACAAGATGGGCTGCATCAATGGCTGTGGCTCTTGACACTGGTGTTCCATGGGTTATGTGCAAGCAACAAGATGCTCCTGATCCTGTT ATTGACACCTGCAATGCCTTCTACTGCGAAGGCTTCACTCCCAACAAGAATTACAAGCCCAAGATGTGGACTGAGAATTGGACTGGCTG GTACACTGCTTTTGGTGGCGCAACCCCCATCAGACCAGCAGAAGACATAGCATTCTCGGTTGCCAGATTCATTCAGAATCGCGGCTCGTTTGTTAATTACTATATG TATCATGGAGGAACTAACTTCGGCCGCACGGCTGCCGGCCGTTTCATCGCCACAAGCTATGACTACGACGCTCCCCTAGACGAATATG GACTACCAAATGAACCAAAATGGACTCATTTGAGAGATTTGCATAAAGCAATTAAACAATGTGAGCCATCTTTGGTGGCTGTGGATCCAACACTTATACTCATTGCTAACAACATTGAG GCACATGTCTACAAGACAACCACTTCCTGTGCTGCATTCCTTGCAAATTACAACACCGGATCTTCCGCGAAAGTTAGATTTGGAAACGGGGTATATGATGTACCGGCTTGGTCTATTAGTATCCTTCCTGACTGCAAGACTGAAGTTTTCAACACTGCAAAG GTTAGTGCCCTGAGATTCGAGAGGAAGATGACTCCGGTAATCGGTAGATTTGGTTGGCTGTCATTCAATGAAGTACCCGAGTCGTCGGGTCCAAATGATCGCCTTACTGCAGATTCACTCTTGGAGCAGGTTTATGTAACCAAGGACTCTTCAGATTATTTGTGGTACATGACAGA TGTCAACATTAGCCCTAATGAAGGTTTCCTAAGGAATGGTCAATCTCCTGTTCTTACAGCAATGTCAGCAGGGCATGTTCTGCATGTTTTCATTAATGGACAACTTTCAG GAACTGCGTATGGTGGATTGGATAATCCTAAGTTGACATTTAGTGACAGTGTTAAGCTAAGGGCTGGAAACAACAAGATTTCTTTACTTAGTGTCGCCGTCGGTCTCCCG AATGTGGGTACACACTTTGAGAAATGGAATGCTGGGGTGTTAGGTCCAGTCACATTGAAGGGTCTAAATGAAGGGACAAGAGACCTATCTAAGCAGAAATGGTCTTACAAG GTTGGTCTGAAAGGCGAATCATTGAGCCTTCATACTGAAAGTGGGAGTAGCTCTGTTGATTGGGTACAAGGATCACTGCTAGCTGTAAAACAACCTTTGACATGGTACAAG ACAACTTTTAGCGCTCCAGCCGGCAATGAACCGTTGGCTTTAGATATGAGTACCATGGGAAAGGGTGAAATATGGATAAATGGTCAGAGCATCGGTCGCCATTGGCCTGGATACAAGGCAGGCGGTAATTGTGGTGCTTGCAACTATGCCGGAACTTACACTGAGAAGAAATGCCTTACAAACTGTGGACAACCTTCCCAGAGATG GTACCATGTTCCTCGCGCATGGCTAAGACCAGGTGGGAACTCCTTGGTTGTGTTTGAGGAGTGGGGAGGAAATCCTGCAGGGATTTCTTTGGTGAAGAGAACATGA
- the LOC107633025 gene encoding uncharacterized protein LOC107633025, translated as MLNFDEQAAGERRFMQLNELEEFRNKAYESTKIYKENAKRWHDQKIARREFTEEQNVLLYNSRLKFFPGKLKSRWSGPFTIFKVSPYGHVELMEDKTQRNFTVNGQRLKHYLRDSLDEKRLGDPYIPFPFGLKMQFDEYMC; from the exons ATGTTGAACTTTGATGaacaagctgctggagaaaggaGGTTTATGcaactgaatgagctagaggagtttagGAATAAGGCATATGAGAGTAcaaagatctacaaagagaatgcaaaaaggtggcatgatcagAAGATAGCAAGGAGGGAGTTCACTGAAGAGCAAAATGTGCTGCTGTACAATTcgagactcaagttcttccctgggaagcttaagtctcgatggtcaggacccTTCACCATCTTCAAAGTATCCCCCTATGGCCATGTAGAGCTCATGGAAGACAAAACACAAAGGAACTTCACTGTGAATGgccaaagactcaagcattacctAAGGGACTCATTGGATGagaagaga TTAGGAGACCCTTATATTCCGTTTCCTTTTGGTCTGAAAATGCAATTTGATGAATACATGTGCTAA